GCGCAAACAAGGGATCAAGAAATTAACATTAGGTGCTCAAGATCAAGCCCAAGGTTTTTATGAAAAATTAGGTTATCATGTTAAAGGCGCTGGCTTTTTAGACGCGGGGATCGCCCACCATCGGATGGACAAAGATCTCTGATTTGCATTGTACACAAAAATAGTCTAAAATAGCAGTATGCGATGAGTCGAGATAGACCAGACGATCTTTGATGATCGTTTCGTTGCGACGACTAGTGGTCAGTGTCGATAGCAGAGCACATTATACTGCCGGATCGCAGTGTGCTTGGATGAGGACATTGTGGAGTGGACTTATCCTATCCGATTTTATTGGGTACTGCATGAGCCGAGAGTGGATCTGATCCACCCCCGGCTTTTTTTGTAAAAAAGCAGAGGAGGATTTTATTATGGTATGGATCGCTATTATAGTGATCGTTATTTTATTGATCGCTATTTATATCTCACTTTATAACGGACTACAAAAAGCAAAAATTTATACTGAAGAATCTTGGAGTCAGATCGATGTCCAATTAAAAAGACGAAATGACCTGATCCCTAATTTAGTTGAAACAACAAAAGGTTATGCAAAGCATGAAAAAGAAACTTTAGCTGAAGTGATCAAGTTGAGAAATCAATTGGTCTCGATACCTGAAGGCGATCATCAAGCTAAAATGGAAGTTTCTAATCAATTGACAGATACTTTGCGCTCGATCTTTGCTTTATCAGAAAATTATCCTGATCTAAAAGCCAACCAAGAGTTTACAAAATTGATGGAAGAATTGACAAACACAGAAAATAAGATTGCTTATTCACGGCAATTGTTCAATTCTTCAGCGGCAGCATATAACCAACGCTTGGTGACTTTCCCATCAAACTTGATCGCAAAGATCCATCACTTTACTAAAGTTGAATATCTATCTGTGCCAGAAGAACAAAAAGAAGCACCAAAAGTATCATTTGATTAGAGGAAATAGTCTATGTTATATCAACAGATCGCTTCAAATAAACGCAAGACAGTTGTGGTCGTTTTTGGCTTTTTGATGTTAGTAGCACTTATCGGCGCAGCGATCGGTTATGCTTTTGCTGGGAGTGCAACGATGGGGGTCATTTTTGCGCTTGTCTTAGGCTTTGTTTATATGTTTGTTATGCTCGGACAGTCGACTGATGTTGTAATGAATATGAATAATGCTCGTGAGATCACAGATCCAAGTCAAGCACCTGAACTCTGGCATATCGTCGAAGATATGGCTTTAGTCGGTAAAGTTCCGATGCCCCGAGTCTTTATCATTGATGATCCAAGTCCAAATGCTTTTGCGACGGGAAGTGATCCACAACATTCAGCAGTTGCAGCGACGACTGGACTTTTAGCGCGTCTGAACCGCGAAGAGATCGAAGGAGTCATGGCTCATGAAGTTTCACATATCAGAAATTACGATATTCGTCTGCAAACAACAGCTCTAGCTTTAGCTGCTGTCGTTTCGATGTTAGCCAACTTTGGGATGAACTCGATGTTTTGGGGTGGGGCTAGACGGCGAAATGACCGTGAAGAAGGTAATGGGATCTTAGATATCATCATGCTTGTCTTAGCTTTGTTAGCTGTTATTTTAGGACCGATCGCAGCTTCGATGGCGCAAATGGCACTTTCGCGTAACCGAGAGTATTTAGCCGATGCTTCTGCTGTGGAGCTGACACGTAATCCACTTGGATTGATCAATGCTTTGGAAAAGATCTCGACTAGTGCTCCGATGCAAGCGGCAGATCCAAGTAGTGCTTCGATGTATATCGCAGACCCTTTTAAAGGAAAGACATGGGCGCATCTCTTTGACACGCATCCTCCGATCAAAGAGCGGATCAAGCGTTTAGAGAAAATGTAATTGATTCAAAAGAGCGTTTAGCCTGGGCTAGACGCTCTTTTGTCGCTGGCTAGTCTTTGTGATACAATGGGAAGGAACTGAAAAAAGTTATGTCGATTTATCGATGAGGCCGTGTTTGGCCAGAAAGGAAGAATATTCGCATGAAAATGCAATTATCTGAGATCGCCCGTGCCTTAAAGATAGAGCCACACAAAGAATGGGAAGAGATCACGATCACGAGTGTGAGTTTTGATAGTCGTGCTTTACGCCCAGGTGCTTTATTTATCCCTCTTTTAGGTGAGCAAGATGGCCATCGTTATGTCGATGCGGCGATCGAAAATGGCGCGCTGGCTGTCTTATGGCAAACAGATCACAAAGAAGCTGATCTGGCTGTGCCAGCTTTGGAAGTCGCAGATACTTTGAGTGCTTTGCAAGAATTGAGTCGTTACTATTTACAAAAGATCAATCCCAAAGTCGTAGCTGTTACTGGGAGCAACGGCAAGACTACAACAAAAGATATGATCGCTGCTGTTTTGAGTACTCAATTCAATGTCCAAAAAACATTTGCCAATTTTAACAACGAGATCGGTGTCCCAATGACGATCCTTTCGATGGAACCAAATACAGAAGTACTCGTCGTTGAAATGGGAATGGATCGTTTTGGGCAACTCGAACAATTGAGTCGTTTAGCTGAGCCAGATGTTGCTGTGATCACGATGATCGGTGAAGCTCATATCGAATTTTTTGGGACTCGCGCTAAGATCGCTGATGCGAAACTAGAGATCGTAAGTGGGCTCAAAGAAGATGGCGCCTTGATCTATAATGGAGATGAGCCGCTTTTAGTTGAACGAACGACAGATCTGATCCAAGAGACGTTTACATTTGGAAGTGAACCAGGTGATGATCTTCAAGCAATAAATATCGTTAGTGATGCGACAAAATCAAGTTTTCGCGTCACGCTTTGGCCTGAAGTCAATTTTACGATCCCACTTATTGGGGCGTATAACGTAAAAAATGCACTTGCAGCCTTGAGTGTCGGGCATTATTTTATGTTAGATGTCAACGAGATGGCACACGCGTTAGAGCATTTCGAAATGACTAAAAATCGGACTGAGTGGCTCAAAGCTTACAATGGAGCGCAGATCTTAAGTGACGTGTATAACTCCAACCCAACTGCGGCTAAAGAAGTTTTACAAGCTTTTGCAACTGTAAAAACGACAGGAAAGCGGATCGTTGTATTAGGTGATATGTTAGAACTGGGCGCAGATGCAGCAAAAATGCACGCATCTTTAGCCACAGAAATTGATCCGAATATGATCGATACGGTCTATTTGTGTGGCCCTTTGATGGGAAATTTGGCAACAGCACTAGCAGATAAGTTTTCCTTGGATAAAGTTCGGAGCTATCGTCCAGAAGAAAAAGACGCTTTAGCGGCCGATCTTTTAAAAGAACTTGGACCAGATGATGTTGTTTTACTTAAAGCAAGCCATGGGATCCATTTAGAAGAAGTTTTAGCTAAGATTGCTAAGAACGCTTAAAAATGCTATGCTATTATGATACGTGTCAGATCGTTTTCCAAAGAGAGTACGAAAAATAAAACGTATAATAGCGAGTTCTGGTATCCATCAGAAAGATAAAATGTGGAGTGGGTATCAGTCAAAAAGAAGGTGGGGGTTTTAACGAGCTTGTTAGCCTAAACGCCTTGAATAAAAGATCACTGACGAAATGTAATGGCATTTTAATGCCGACGTCAGTCGTTATCAATGATAGTAAATAAAAACAAGAAGGGAAAAACTATATTTCTTTCTAGTAACAAAAGAGCTTTAACGTTCTTAGCGTTATTCCATATTATATAGCAGGAGATTTTTTGAAATTTGATGAACTTGGTCTGACTAAAGACCTGTTAACTGCGATCAAACGCAGTGGCTTTGAAGAAGCAACACCGATCCAAGAAGCCACGATCCCACTTGTGCTCGCACATAAAGATGTGATCGGCCAAGCCCAAACAGGGACTGGGAAAACTGCTGCTTTTGGTTTACCATTGCTACAGCATGTTGATCCAAAAGAACGTGCGATCCAAGCGATCGTGATCTCACCAACACGTGAATTGGCGATCCAAACACAAGAAGAGTTATATCGTCTCGGAAAAGATAAACGAGCTAAAGTTCAAGTCGTTTATGGGGGCGCTGACATCAGACGCCAGATCAAACTCTTGAAAAACCCGCCTCAGATCTTAGTAGGAACTCCAGGGCGTTTACTTGATCACATCGAACGTAAGACCGTTGATCTTAGTCATGTCAAGATGCTTGTGTTAGATGAAGCAGATGAGATGCTTGACATGGGCTTTTTAGACGATATTGAGAAGATCGTTGCTCAGATCCCAAATGAGCGTCAAACACTCCTTTTCTCTGCTACGATGCCAAAAGAGATCTTACGTATCGGTGAAAAGTTCATGACCGAACCTGAGATCGTAAAGATCAAAGCCAAAGAATTGACAACTGATCTAGTTGATCAATATTTTGTTAAAGCGCGTGATTATGAAAAATTTGATATTATGACGCGGATCTTGGACGTTCAAACTCCTGAATTAACGATCGTTTTTGGACGGACAAAGCGCCGGGTCGATGAATTATCAAAAGGACTTGAAGCTCGAGGTTATAATGCTGCTGGGATCCATGGTGATCTTTCACAGCAGCGACGGATGAATATTTTGAAACGCTTCAAAGAAGGAAAGTTGGATATTTTAGTTGCGACTGATGTGGCAGCCCGTGGTTTAGATATCTCAGGGGTCACACATGTGTATAACTATGATATCCCTCAAGATCCAGAGAGCTATGTCCATCGGATCGGACGGACTGGTCGTGCCGGACGGCATGGGGTCTCAGTCACCTTTGTCACTCCAAATGAAATGGATTATTTGCGTGTGATCGAACGTTTGACGAAGAAACGAATGGAACCTTTACGACCACCAACAGAACAAGAAGCTTTTGTTGGTCAGATCTCGTCAGCTTTAGATGAGATCAAAGAATTAGTCGCTAAAACTGAAACTGAAAAGTATGCGACTCAAGCTAAGGAACTTTTAGCTCAATATGATGATGTGGATCTTGTAGCAGCTTTGTTGAATAATATGACAAAAGATGATGCTTCACAAGTTCCTGTCAAGATCACGCCAGAACGCCCGTTACCACGGCGAAAGAAATATTCAAAAGGTAATGGTAAGTACAAGCGTAACGGTGGACGGAGAAACGTTAAAAATAATTACCGTGAATATGGAAAACAAAAAAATTATCGTGATGGTAAAAAGAAACGTCGCGTTGAAACACGAGAACGTGTCTCCAAAAATGATCGTGGTTTTACGATCAGAACGAAAGATTAGTAATTAAGAGGTCAGCTAGCTCGACTAGCTGGCTTTTTTAGGGTATACACTTTCTGGTATGGATGAAAAATTCCATACCAGTTTTTTTGCGCAAAAAAAGGACATTTAATGCCCTCTCGTTATACAATGAATTCACCACAAACCACGTAAAGGAGAGAATTTAAATGTCCCATAACGATTGTATACTAAAACTTCTAAATATTAAAGACCCTAATCTCAAAGTTATTGATGTTATCGATAATTTAAATAATGGCACAGAGAAATTAGTTTTGATCAAAGCTGTACTATCTTATCCTATCAGCCGTTGTCGAAATTGTGGCTTTGCCACTGTTAATAAAAATGGTTTCGCTAAAGCTCACGTACGTTTACCAAGTTTAAACGGTATACGTTATGAAATGATCCTTCATAAACAACGCTATCAATGTAAAAATTGTCGCACAACTTTCGGTGCGACCTCTGAATTGACTAAGCCTAATCAAACTCTTTCTCGTAAACTAAAAAATCAGATCATGTTATTAGCTAGGGAAGGTTTGAACGGTGAACTTATCGCTCGCATCTGTCATTGCTCTGCTAGTAGTGTTCGAAGAACTATTGTCGAACGGATCAAACCTCAATATCGAGTACCTGTTTTGCCCAAGAATCTTTGTTTTGATGAATTTCGTTCGATTAAAAATACAACTTCTTTTATCTGTTGTGATGCACAAACTCATAAGTTAGTTGTTAAACTCCCAGATAGACTATCTTCTACCATTATCAATTATTTTGAAAATCGTTACTCAAAGTTTGAACGTGATCAAGTGGAATCAGTCGTCATTGATTTAAACGCTCAATACCAGCGCTTCATTCGCCGACTTTTCCCGAATGCCAAGATTATTATTGATCGGTTTCATATAGTTCAGCTAGCCGGACGTGCTTTAGACAGTTGTCGAATCGCTCTCACTAGATCACTCAATAAGCATAGTCGAGAATACAAGATTCTCAAATCACAGTGGCGTTTATTCCATAAGAAATCTGATGAGATCGACCCTAAAAATGTTGTCTATCTTAGGGGAATCAATGAATATATGACTCAACAGAATGCGATCGACTTGATCATCAATAAATTTTCTGAATTCAAAATAGTTTATCAGACTTACCAAGATATTACCTTAGCTTTGAAGAATAAAGACATTACTACTTTGAATGAGGTTCTCGATAGTTATGAGCGCACCAATACAGAGATGGATACGACTATTCGTACTTTCCGTAAAAATCGCAGCTATCTAATAAATAGCGTAACTTCAAAATATTCCAATGGTCCTTTGGAGGGTATCAATCGAAAGATCAAACTCTTAAAACGAAGTTGTTACGGTTTTGCTAATCAACAATTTTTCTTTTTACGAATTGATTGTATATTTGCGTAAAAAAAACACTCCCCACATTCTATTGTAGGAAGTGTTTGTAGGAATATCCATATCAGTTGACGAATACCCCTTTTTTATATAACTTTACGTGAGAAGAAGCGATTTAGCAAAAAACTAGCTAAAAAAATAGAATAAAGTTAATTATTTGGATGGAAAATTCTAAAAAAATTGATTTGTTCAATGTTTAAAATGTTAAATATTTGAAAACGCTTAGAGGCAATAGTAAACTTAAAGTGTGAATATTTTATCTCATAAGAATGGAGGGATAATGATGGATATTGTAGATCTAGCGCGTTTTCAATTTGCGATGACGACGGTTTATCACTTTTTCTTTGTGCCGTTTTCGATCGGGACAGCGTTTGTCGTTGCGATCTTAGAAACGATCTATGTTCGGACTAATAATGAAGCGTATAAGAAGCTAGCCAAGTTTTGGGGCAATATATTCCTGTTGAGTTTTGCGGTCGGAGTCGTGACTGGGTTGATCCAAGAATTCCAATTTGGGATGAACTGGTCGGATTATTCGCGGTTTATGGGGGATATTTTCGGGGCTCCGTTAGCTTTAGAAGCGTTGTTGTCATTCTTTATCGAATCGACTTTTATCGGTCTATGGGTCTTTACTTGGGATCGAGCTAAAAAAGGTTTGCACTTATTTTTCATTTGGATGACTTGTTTTGGAACTTTGACTTCGGCACTATGGATCCTTTCGGCGAATTCATTTATGCAACATCCAGTCGGGTATGCGATCAAGGGTGGTCGGGCCGAAATGGTAGATTTCTTTGCTTTGTTGAAGAATCCACAACTTTGGTTTGAGTATGGACATGTGATCTTGGCTGCTTTGACGATGGGAGGCATCATTTTAGCTGGCTTGACTGCATTCCAACTTTTGAAAAAAGATATCTCTAAAGGAGCTAAAGATCTCTATAAGCGTTCGATGCGTTTAGGACTTTGGATGTCACTCATTTTTTCATTAGGTACAGTCTTACTTGGTGATCTTCAGATGAAGTATTTGATCTATGAACAACCGATGAAATTTGCAGCGACAGAGGCGGTTTATAAAACGACTGGTGATCAAGCACCATGGACAGTTGTCGGGATCGCCGATACGAAAAATCATACGGTCAAATATAATATCGATATTCCTGTGATGTTGAGTGTGCTTTCGTATAATAAAACAACTGGGGCAGTCAAAGGGATGGATGAGATCAATAAAGAAATGAAAGAAAAGTATGGTACTGAGATCGATGGGACAAAGATGGATTATATCCCACCAGTCAATACGCTTTTCTGGAGTTTCAGAGTGATGGCTGGTTTTGGAGCTTGGATCATCTTAGTTTCATTGGTCAGTCTTTGGATGCTACGCAAGAAAAAAGAAACACTGTATGAGAAACGCTGGATGTTATGGGTCTTGGCCTTAACGACATTTACACCATTTATTGCGAATACGGCAGGGTGGTTCATTACTGAGTTTGGCCGCTATCCATGGACAGTTTACGGACTCTTTACGATCCAACAAAGTATCTCATCAAATGTTTCAGCTACGTCTTTATTGATCTCTAATATCGTTTACTTTGTACTGTTTACAACGCTAGCGATCGTAATGATCCGTTTAGTTGTACGTCAGTTACAAAAAGATCCAACGGAACTCCAAGAGTCGCAGTTTGCACAAAAGTTCCTTGATCCGTTTGATAAGGGGGCGTTTTAAGATGAGTTTTCTACAGATCTTATGGTTTGTATTGATCGGTGTTTTATTTGCAGGTTTCTTCTTTTTAGATGGTTTTGATTTTGGAGTTGGCATGGCGACTCGCTCGTTAGCGCATAATGAAGAAGAACGGACACAGATCATCGAGACGATCGGCCCGGTTTGGGATGGAAATGAAGTTTGGTTGATCACAGCCGGGGGCGCGATGTTTGCTTCTTTTCCATACTGGTATGCTACTCTTTTTAGTGGGTACTATTTGATCTTACTTGTGATCTTGGTTGGATTGATCATTCGTGGGGTCTCGTTTGAATTTCGGGCTGCCGATGATCCTAAAAAGCAACATCTTTGGAGCACGACTTTAGCCCTTGGAAGTTTACTCGTTCCTTTTTTCTTGGGCGTGATGTTTGTTTCAATGATCCAAGGCATGCCGATCGATGCTCAAGGGAACATGCATGCTAGTTTCTTTGATTATTTCAACTGGCTCTCGCTTGTTGGTGGAGTAGCCTTAGTTCTATTGACATACTTACATGGACTCAATTATATTGCGTTAAAAACGGTTGGTGCGATCCGCGAACGAGCACGTAATTATGCCGAATTTCTATATTGGATCTTATATGCTGGACTTGTTGTGTTCGCGTTGTTATTGTTCTTTAACACAGATTTCTTTGCAGTTCATCCACTTGGGACGAGTGTAACTGTTTTAGCGATCGTATTTTTTGCTATTTTAGGACATGTGGCAACTTTTAAAGGCAATGAGATGCTAGCTTTTATTTCTAGTGGCTTAACGATGGTCGCCTTAGTTGCGATGATCTTTATCGGGATGTTTCCACGAGTAATGATCTCAAGTATCAGTTCTAAATTTGATCTCTTGATCCAAAATAGCTCTTCGACTTCATATACATTGACCGTTATGACGATCGCAACAGTTTGTTTACTTCCATTTATTTTGGCCTATACGATCTGGGCATACTGGATCTTTAGAAAACGGATCGCTTTGCCAGTGATCCAAACCGCGGAGGTCAAATAATGGTCGATAAACTGCTGTTTAAGTTAGCAGGGATAAAACAGATCATGGTAAAGCTTGCAGGGATCACTTTTCTGCAAGCTTTACTTATCATTGGTCAAGCTTTATGTTTGAGTTTGGCGCTAACTCAACTTTGGCTGGGACATTCTTTGAAAAGCCAGTTGAGTTTGATCTTAGGTTTTAGCCTGTGTTTTATTTTGCGTCAAATCACGATCTATCTTGATAGTAAGCTCTTAGATGATTATGCACGTAAAACTGCGCAAAAAATGCGTCAAAAATTATTAAAGAAAATTTTTGTACTTGGACCTGATCTTGTTCAAGAACAAGGAACAGGAAATTTGATCACTTTGACGCTTGATGGGATCTTCCAAGTTGAAAGTTATTTAAAGTTAGTTTTAAGTAAGCTGACGCAAATGGCACTGATCCCACTTTTGATCTTAGTGGTCGCCTTTTATATGGACCTAACTTCAGGTCTCATTATGTTGTTAGTTTATCCTTTGATCGTTTTATTCATGATCATCTTAGGATATGCGGCTAAAGCAAAAGCTGATCGCCAATTTGTGACATTTCAGCGTTTGTCGAACCATTTTATCGATTCATTGCGGGGGATCGATACTTTGAAATATTTTGGCTTGAGTAAACGGTATTCGAAAAGTGTTTATCGCTCAAGTGAGACTTTTCGCAAGACAACGATGCAGACTTTAAAAGTTGCAATGCTGTCGACTTTTGCGCTTGATTTTTTCACGACGCTCTCGATCGCAGTGTTAGCTGTCTTTTTGGGTTTGCGCTTGATCGATCAACAGATCAGTCTCTTCTACGCTTTGTCGATCTTGATCTTAGCTCCAGAATATTTTTTACCGATCAGAAATTTTGCAAATGATTACCATGCAACTTTGAATGGTAAAAATGCTTTTCATGCGATCACTAAGATCATTGCTGAAAAAACAAGGACCCCATTTGATATCAAACTTGTTCCTTGGCAAAGGACTTCGACTTTTGAAGTTAACAGAGTAAGTTTTGCGTATGCAGAACAGACAGCTTTAGAGGAGCTATCTTTTACAGTAACAGGTACTAAAAAAGTCGGGATCATTGGGATGAGTGGCTCAGGCAAATCGACTTTGATCAATCTCTTGAGTGGTTTTACGAGTCCAAGTGCAGGTCATTTTGAAGTCCAAGGACATGAAGTTTCAAATTTAGATATAGACACTTGGAAAGATCAAGTGCTCTACATTCCGCAAACACCATATGTTTTTTCAGATACGCTCCGGAATAATCTTGCTTTTTATACTCCAGAAGTTTCTGATGAAGCTCTTTATAAGGCGATCAAGATCGTCGGCTTAGAACGCTTAGTTAAAGAGTTACCAGCTGGCTTGGAGACAAAGATCGGTAGTGGGAAACGGGCCTTATCTGGAGGGCAAGCGCAGCGGATCGCTTTAGCACGTGCTTTGCTAGATCCAAAGCGCAAAGTGATGCTTTTTGATGAACCGACGGCACATCTAGATATCGAGACTGAATTGGAGTTAAAAGAAAAGATGTTACCACTGATGCAAGATCGTTTAGTATTTTTTGCAACGCATCGTTTGCATTGGATGAAAGAGATGGATCTGATCTTAGTTATGGATGAAGGAAAATTGGTCGAACAAGGAACATATACTGAACTGTTGAATAAAAAAGGATACTTTTGTAAGCTACTAGCAGAAATGCGAGGTGAGTCAAAGCATGTTCAATAAACTACCATTTTTGCAAGCTTTAAAAACTGATCAGTGGGTCAGACCTTTTTTAAAGCACTATCGGAAAACACTTTATTTGGCGATCTTTTTAGGGATCCTGACGTTTATTTGTGCAGGTGGGTTGATGTTTACAAGTGGCTATTTGATCACTAAATCAGCAACACCACCAGAGAATATTTTATTAGTTTACGTTCCGATCGTTTTGACGCGTGCCTTTGGGATCTGTCGCCCCGTATTACATTATCTAGAACGGCTCACTAGTCATAACTGGGTCTTTAAGATGACTTCTGAGTTTCGCAAAAAAATGTATGATGCTTTAGAAAGAGATGCTGTATTTTTTAGTAATAAATATCGTTTAGGCGATATTTTAGGCTTATTATCTGAAGACGTCGCACATATTCAAAATCTATACTTGCGGACACTTTTTCCGTTTTTTACGGTCTGTGGTCTCTATGTTTTTATTATTATTTCGCTTGGGATCATTGCGTGGCCTTTTGCATTATGGATGCTTATTTTATATGGCCTATTGATCTTGGCGCTTCCTTTGTGGTCGGTCATCGTCAATGGTGCTCGGCAAGAATATGAAAAACAAGTCAAAAATGACTTGTATCTAGATCTGACTGATAATGTCATGGGTGTTTTTGATTGGATCTTTTCTAAACGAACAGCTGACTATTTGAAGCGACACCAAGAAAATGAAGCAGAACTCTTGAAAACGCAAGCCAAGATGCGCAGTTTTGAGCGCATTCGTGATTTATTAGGGCAGCTTGTCTTTTTAGTGATCATTTTAAGTGTTTTAGTTTGGGCAAGTTGGGCTTTTGGAAAAAGTGGCAGTGATCAGATCAATTATATCGCTGCTTTTGTTTTATGTGTTTTTCCCTTAGCTGATGCTTTTATCCAACTACCAAATGCAGCGCAAGAAACAAATATTTATTTAGATTCGATCAAACGGTTAAATGCTTTACCTACCCCAGAGATACCCCAAAAAGCACCTGAGATCATAGCACCATATACTCTAAAGATCAAAGATATGACATATATTTATCCTGGTGGAAAAGTTCCTGTTTTATCTGGGATCGATCTGACGTTGATGCCTGGTGAAAAGATCGCGCTTTTAGGGAGAAGTGGCTCTGGCAAGAGTACTTTGGCTAGTTTGATCCGAGGAGATCTAGAGCCGACTAGTGGGAAGATCAAGTTGAATCAAGTACCAGTCAAAGCCTTTGGCGATGAGATCGCGCGTTATATCGGCGTGATCCAGCAAACACCATATCTTTTTAATACAACGATCGCTAATAATATTCGTTTAGGTAATGAAACAGCAAGTGATGCTGAGATCTGGGAAGTTTTACAGCGTGTCGGCTTAGAAAAGCTGATCAAAAAACTGCCCCAAGGACTTGAAACATTAGTCGATGAGGCAGGACTGCGTTTTTCTGGTGGCGAGAGACATCGATTAGCCTTAGCGCGGATCTTATTAAAAGATGCACCAGTGATCATTTTAGATGAACCAACAGTAGGGCTTGATCCGATCACAGAACAGGCTTTGATCACAACTTTTCTAGATGTTTTGCAAGATAAAACACTTCTCTGGATCACGCACCACTTACAAGGGATCGAAGCGATGGATCAGATCATTTTTATTGAAGATGGTCAGATCGAGATGCAGGGAACACCGGAAGAATTGATCAAAAATGAACGCTTTCAAAAATTGAAACGTGCTGATGAAGGACGTTAATAAGTTCGTTTGAGTAAACGAGTGATCAATTTTTTGAGTAACTCTTTTTTAGGTGAAGGTGCAAGTAGCTCGACTTGCTGTAAAGCTTTTTGCGTGAATTTTTGGGCTAAAGTAGTTGCTTGTGCTATGCCACCTAGCTCAACAACAAGTTGTTTGACTTGTTCCATTTCTTGTAAAGTTAGCGTCTGTTTTTTTTCAAGATAAGGAGCAAAAGTTGCTTGATGTTTAGGTAAAAGGACTAAGAGTGGCAAAGAATAGACTCCAGTTGCAAGATCTTCCATGACTGGTTTATTGAGTCTTTTAGCATCAGAATAATCTAAAATATCATCTAACATTTGGAAACTAAGCCCGATGTTTTGCCCGATCTGTTTAGCTAATTTGACTTCAGACGGATCGGCTTGACCAAAAAAAGCTCCTTCAGCACAAGCTAAACTAAAGATCGCGGCTGTTTTTCCATTGATGTTACGTAAATATGATAGGAAAGTTTGCTCAGTATCAAAGCGAGCGTTCATTTGCTGGATCTCACCATTTAAGATCTGACGCATAACGCGGGCGTTGATCTGTAAGTAAGGTGAATCGTAAAGCACTTCAGCGATCAAATCGAAGAAAACAGTAAATAAGAGATCACCAGCATATACAGCGATATCTTTGCCAAAAGCACTCTGAATACTGACTTGACCGCGACGTTTAGGTGAATCATCGATCACATCGTCGTGAAGCAAAGTAGCAGTGTGCAAAACTTCGATCGAAGCAGCAAGCTTTAAAAGACGCTCATCGGCTGGACGAGCCTGAGCGCTCTTTGAAAAGAGAAGTAATAAAGCGGGACGAAGATATTTACCGCCATTATTAGTCATTTCTAATAGTGCTGCTTCAAGTTTGGGGTCTTTAACGACGATCTTTTGACGGATCAGTTGGTTGACTTTGACAAGATCGTCTTTGACTAGTGGATATTGGTGCCAAAAATTTGCTTTCATTATTTAAAGTTCCCTTCGACATATTTATCTGGTTTTATTGTACACTATACTGTGAAAGCTAAACCAGTACAAAGCGAGGT
This window of the Ligilactobacillus faecis genome carries:
- a CDS encoding ISL3 family transposase, encoding MSHNDCILKLLNIKDPNLKVIDVIDNLNNGTEKLVLIKAVLSYPISRCRNCGFATVNKNGFAKAHVRLPSLNGIRYEMILHKQRYQCKNCRTTFGATSELTKPNQTLSRKLKNQIMLLAREGLNGELIARICHCSASSVRRTIVERIKPQYRVPVLPKNLCFDEFRSIKNTTSFICCDAQTHKLVVKLPDRLSSTIINYFENRYSKFERDQVESVVIDLNAQYQRFIRRLFPNAKIIIDRFHIVQLAGRALDSCRIALTRSLNKHSREYKILKSQWRLFHKKSDEIDPKNVVYLRGINEYMTQQNAIDLIINKFSEFKIVYQTYQDITLALKNKDITTLNEVLDSYERTNTEMDTTIRTFRKNRSYLINSVTSKYSNGPLEGINRKIKLLKRSCYGFANQQFFFLRIDCIFA
- the htpX gene encoding zinc metalloprotease HtpX gives rise to the protein MLYQQIASNKRKTVVVVFGFLMLVALIGAAIGYAFAGSATMGVIFALVLGFVYMFVMLGQSTDVVMNMNNAREITDPSQAPELWHIVEDMALVGKVPMPRVFIIDDPSPNAFATGSDPQHSAVAATTGLLARLNREEIEGVMAHEVSHIRNYDIRLQTTALALAAVVSMLANFGMNSMFWGGARRRNDREEGNGILDIIMLVLALLAVILGPIAASMAQMALSRNREYLADASAVELTRNPLGLINALEKISTSAPMQAADPSSASMYIADPFKGKTWAHLFDTHPPIKERIKRLEKM
- a CDS encoding UDP-N-acetylmuramoyl-tripeptide--D-alanyl-D-alanine ligase: MKMQLSEIARALKIEPHKEWEEITITSVSFDSRALRPGALFIPLLGEQDGHRYVDAAIENGALAVLWQTDHKEADLAVPALEVADTLSALQELSRYYLQKINPKVVAVTGSNGKTTTKDMIAAVLSTQFNVQKTFANFNNEIGVPMTILSMEPNTEVLVVEMGMDRFGQLEQLSRLAEPDVAVITMIGEAHIEFFGTRAKIADAKLEIVSGLKEDGALIYNGDEPLLVERTTDLIQETFTFGSEPGDDLQAINIVSDATKSSFRVTLWPEVNFTIPLIGAYNVKNALAALSVGHYFMLDVNEMAHALEHFEMTKNRTEWLKAYNGAQILSDVYNSNPTAAKEVLQAFATVKTTGKRIVVLGDMLELGADAAKMHASLATEIDPNMIDTVYLCGPLMGNLATALADKFSLDKVRSYRPEEKDALAADLLKELGPDDVVLLKASHGIHLEEVLAKIAKNA
- a CDS encoding DEAD/DEAH box helicase produces the protein MKFDELGLTKDLLTAIKRSGFEEATPIQEATIPLVLAHKDVIGQAQTGTGKTAAFGLPLLQHVDPKERAIQAIVISPTRELAIQTQEELYRLGKDKRAKVQVVYGGADIRRQIKLLKNPPQILVGTPGRLLDHIERKTVDLSHVKMLVLDEADEMLDMGFLDDIEKIVAQIPNERQTLLFSATMPKEILRIGEKFMTEPEIVKIKAKELTTDLVDQYFVKARDYEKFDIMTRILDVQTPELTIVFGRTKRRVDELSKGLEARGYNAAGIHGDLSQQRRMNILKRFKEGKLDILVATDVAARGLDISGVTHVYNYDIPQDPESYVHRIGRTGRAGRHGVSVTFVTPNEMDYLRVIERLTKKRMEPLRPPTEQEAFVGQISSALDEIKELVAKTETEKYATQAKELLAQYDDVDLVAALLNNMTKDDASQVPVKITPERPLPRRKKYSKGNGKYKRNGGRRNVKNNYREYGKQKNYRDGKKKRRVETRERVSKNDRGFTIRTKD
- a CDS encoding LemA family protein, whose protein sequence is MVWIAIIVIVILLIAIYISLYNGLQKAKIYTEESWSQIDVQLKRRNDLIPNLVETTKGYAKHEKETLAEVIKLRNQLVSIPEGDHQAKMEVSNQLTDTLRSIFALSENYPDLKANQEFTKLMEELTNTENKIAYSRQLFNSSAAAYNQRLVTFPSNLIAKIHHFTKVEYLSVPEEQKEAPKVSFD